AAGTCATCGGTTAAATATGGAAATATCGGCATAAGTAATATGCCAACCGTTACGCCCGCATCTGACAATTGTTGCACGGCATCGAGGCGTTCTTCAGTTGAGGTGGCTCTCGGCTCGATTTTACTGCGGATATCATCGTCCAGCGTTGTTATTGTAAAGTAAACGATTATTGTCGTGCGTTTCGCCATAACCGAGAGCAAATCACTGTCACGCAAAATCAGATTCGATTTTGTTCCAACGAATAGCGGGTTTTTGTGTTTCGCGAAAACCTCCAGAACTTGCCTTGTGACTTTAAACTTCTTCTCCGCCGGTTGATACGGATCGCAAACCGAACCCAGATTAACAGTTTTGCGTCTCCATCCGGAGCGTGATAATTCCCAGTCCAAAACGTCAGCTGCATTTACTTTCACAAGTATCCTGTTATCAAACTCCGTGTTGGAGTTGTATCCGAGGTATTCGTGTGTGTAGCGTGCGAAACAGTAGGGGCAGGAATGTTCACAACCGCGGTAAGGATTTGCACCCCAATTAAACGGCAGGGACTTCTTGTTAAAACGATGCAGAAAGGATTTACATTCGACTGGTTGATAATGAACTGACATCGTTATTTATGTTTATGTACCTTCAGAGAATATGAATATGTAAAACAAAGCTTTCTTTTTGAACCAGTATCTCCAAATGCTCTTTGGGAATGATAGCAAAAGAAGATATTTCAAACGTTTCAGGCAAATATAAT
Above is a genomic segment from Methanophagales archaeon containing:
- a CDS encoding radical SAM protein, with the protein product MSVHYQPVECKSFLHRFNKKSLPFNWGANPYRGCEHSCPYCFARYTHEYLGYNSNTEFDNRILVKVNAADVLDWELSRSGWRRKTVNLGSVCDPYQPAEKKFKVTRQVLEVFAKHKNPLFVGTKSNLILRDSDLLSVMAKRTTIIVYFTITTLDDDIRSKIEPRATSTEERLDAVQQLSDAGVTVGILLMPIFPYLTDDFENINGVVKAVRDAGAKDLVPGVLDLRASCRSRVLSLIEEEFHDLLPKYLALYKTAYAPKDYVWRIYRAVETARRKCGFKKLEMPVRRGKQTRLEV